The following are encoded in a window of Oncorhynchus mykiss isolate Arlee chromosome Y, USDA_OmykA_1.1, whole genome shotgun sequence genomic DNA:
- the LOC100136950 gene encoding macrophage colony stimulating factor receptor-like precursor (The RefSeq protein has 7 substitutions, 1 non-frameshifting indel compared to this genomic sequence): MLFLALFLGIMLCTAQERSPPVIRLNSVLLREAERTLLLGTSFTLTCEGDSTATWSTTAFKRRNSKQGSVITTRYLTADYTGTYMCVYDNQPDLFSEVHIYVKDPNNVLVTPRNMRDVEEGGDLLLCQLTDPSATDMSLHMANGDPTPPDMNYTVNPRRGILIRHLLTSHSANYICSAKINGVTTRSKDITINVVQRLRWPPSVLIEVDGYVSIVGEELRIPCITSNPNHFYNVTWKHSSLKALNFFQTVIQDKQVHITSTVTIPAVTMSDTGNFTCTAMNEAGASRSTIYLEVVDEPYIRFIPRLSPNLYQNGSLVNVKEGENLEISILIEAYPQIKKHWWDVPMSHSQNISTHGDTWTAQDNNRYESSLLLHRVRSEERGQYTLHTRSTRLNSSITFNIQVYQKPSAMLRLKNSTTLICTSSGYPAPTILWYQCPGIQSACDADNDTVEVQPLFTSTMEVQSELTLSPSTEEFTVECVTFNFAGKNRDIFISHVVAATSKTFVTSELFTPTLIGATSTSALLFLLLVIVLYKYKQKPKYEVRWKIMEANDGNNYTFIDPTQLPYNKKWEFPRDKLRLGQILGAGAFGKVVEATAYGLGTDDNMTTRVAVKMLKPSAHSEEREALMSELKILSHLGCHDNIVNLLGACTQGGPMLMITEYCSHGDLLNFLRGKAKLFLDSILSGPGIPGNSDHYKNTCSQESRVRSDSGISCSSSDNYQDMHPARRPKYCPMGSLCEDPETDTWLLDMEDLLRVSYQVAQGMDFLASKNCIHRDAAARNVLLTDGHVAKICDFGLARDIENDSNYVVKGNARLPVKWMSPESIFDCVYTVQSDVWSYGILLWEVFSLGKSPYPNIVVDTRFYKMIKDGCHMSQPDFAPPEIYTIMKMCWNMEPTVRPTFSTIGQLIQSLLPDQPDQTYRNVQDKTPRQESGEQSGQAKISEDCDQTLNHEEEEQPLMMRNNNYQIC; this comes from the exons ATGCTCTTCCTAGCCCTTTTCCTGGGCATCATGCTCTGCACAGCACAAG AGCGAAGTCCTCCAGTAATCAGGCTGAACTCTGTGTTGCTGAGGGAGGCTGAGAGGACTTTGCTTTTAGGAACGTCATTCACCTTGACCTGTGAGGGGGACAGCACAGCCACCTGGTCTACCACAGCGTTCAAAAGGAGGAACTCTAAACAGGGGAGTGTGATTACCACCAGGTACCTTACAGCAGACTACACTGGcacatacatgtgtgtgtatgacaACCAACCAGACCTGTTCTCAGAGGTCCACATCTATGTGAAAG ATCCCAATAACGTCCTGGTAACCCCCCGCAACATGAGAGATGTTGAGGAGGGCGGCGATCTTCTCCTCTGTCAGCTGACAGACCCCagtgccacagacatgtccctccATATGGCCAACGGAGACCCAACACCCCCCGACATGAACTACACTGTCAATCCCAGGAGAGGGATCCTCATCAGACACCTTCTGACCAGCCACAGTGCAAACTACATCTGCAGCGCAAAGATCAATGGGGTCACAACACGCTCCAAAGACATCACTATCAATGTCGTTCAAA GGTTGCGTTGGCCACCGTCTGTGTTAATTGAGGTAGATGGGTATGTTAGTATTGTTGGAGAGGAGCTCCGCATCCCCTGCATCACCAGTAACCCTAACCACTTCTACAACGTCACCTGGAAACACTCCTCCCTCAAA GCATTGAACTTCTTTCAAACAGTAATACAGGACAAGCAGGTCCACATCACCAGTACTGTGACTATCCCGGCTGTGACCATGTCTGACACAGGAAACTTCACCTGTACAGCCATGAATGAGGCTGGGGCCAGCAGGTCCACCATCTACCTGGAGGTCGTAG ATGAGCCTTACATTAGGTTTATACCCCGCCTGTCACCCAATCTATACCAGAATGGCTCCTTAGTCAATGTGAAAGAAGGGGAGAACCTTGAGATAAGCATTCTGATCGAGGCCTATCCCCAAATCAAGAAGCATTGGTGGGACGTGCCCATGTCTCACAGTCACAACATCTCCACTCATGGCGACACATGGACCGCCCAAGACAATAACAG GTACGAGAGCAGCCTGCTGCTACACAGAGTCAGGTCTGAGGAGAGGGGCCAGTACACCCTCCACACCAGGAGCACGCGCCTCAACAGCTCCATCACCTTCAATATCCAAGTCTACC AGAAACCCAGTGCGATGCTCAGACTGAAGAATTCTACCACCCTGATCTGCACCTCCTCTGGAGACCCAGCTCCCACAATCCTCTGGTACCAGTGCCCAGGAATACAAAGCAC GTGTGATGCGGACAATGACACCGTGGAGGTGCAGCCTCTCTTCACCAGCACCATGGAGGTGCAGAGTGAGCTGACCCTCAGTCCCTCAACTGAGGAGTTCACAGTGGAGTGTGTCACCTTTAACTTTGCTGGCAAAAATCGGGACATCTTCCTATCGC ATGTTGTTGCTGCCACTTCAAAAACATTTGTAACGTCCGAGCTGTTCACCCCCACTCTCATTGGAGCCACCAGCACATCAGCCCTTCTGTTCCTTCTGCTTGTCATCGTTCTGTACAAATACAAGCAG AAACCCAAATATGAAGTCCGGTGGAAGATCATGGAGGCCAACGATGGGAATAACTACACCTTTATTGACCCGACTCAACTTCCTTATAACAAGAAGTGGGAGTTCCCTCGTGATAAGCTGAGGCTTG GCCAGATTCTGGGAGCAGGGGCTTTTGGGAAAGTTGTGGAGGCCACTGCCTATGGTCTGGGGACCGATGACAACATGACCACCCGTGTGGCAGTAAAGATGCTCAAGC CAAGCGCCCactcagaggagagagaagctCTGATGTCAGAACTGAAGATCCTCAGTCACCTGGGATGTCATGACAACATTGTTAACCTGTTGGGGGCGTGTACTCAAGGAG GCCCAATGCTGATGATCACAGAGTACTGTAGCCATGGCGACCTGCTGAACTTCCTGCGTGGCAAGGCCAAGCTGTTCCTGGACTCCATCCTGAGTGGACCTGGGATTCCAGAGGTTCCAGGGAATAGTGATCACTACAAGAACACATGTAGCCAGGAGTCTCGTGTCAGGAG TGACAGTGGGATCTCCTGCTCCAGCTCAGACAACTACCAGGACATGCATCCAGCGCGGAGGCCCAAATACTGCCCTATGG GTTCTTTATGTGAGGATCCAGAGACAGACACCTGGTTGCTGGACATAGAAGACTTGTTGAGGGTCTCCTATCAGGTGGCTCAGGGAATGGACTTCCTTGCATCCAAAAAC TGCATTCACAGGGACGTGGCTGCTAGGAACGTCCTATTGACCGATGGCCACGTGGCTAAGATCTGCGACTTTGGGCTCGCTCGAGACATCGAGAATGACTCCAACTATGTGGTGAAAGGAAAT GCCCGTCTGCCAGTGAAGTGGATGTCCCCCGAGAGCATCTTTGACTGTGTGTACACAGTGCAGAGTGATGTCTGGTCCTATGGGATACTGCTGTGGGAGGTCTTCTCTCTGG GTAAGAGCCCATACCCTAATATTGTGGTGGACACCCGGTTTTACAAGATGATCAAAGATGGATGCCACATGTCACAGCCGGACTTTGCCCCTCCAGAGAT ATACACCATCATGAAGATGTGTTGGAACATGGAACCAACAGTGCGTCCAACCTTCAGTACCATTGGTCAGCTTATCCAGAGTCTACTGCCTGACCAGCCTGACCAG ACCTACAGGAATGTCCAGGATAAGACGCCACAGCAGGAGTCAGGAGAGCAGAGTGGCCAAGCTAAGATTAGTGAGGATTGTGATCAGACACTGAACCACGAAGAAGAGGAACAGCCCCTGATGATGAGGAATAACAACTACCAGATCTGCTGA